From the Luteolibacter arcticus genome, one window contains:
- a CDS encoding glycosyl hydrolase family 18 protein encodes MKTLLAALLAFSIGSAHARPKVVAYVPNWINLEEFSKTIDYTKVTHLNIAFENPTDDSGELSFNRRNRALLEKAKAAKVKVLVSIGGGSASGDEVLKARYFKLLADDQRAGFVTKLAAYVEKHGFDGLDVDIEGPSINEDYGDFIADLAAVLKPKGKLLTAALSKGYGGDRVPDAALGHFDFLNIMAYDAKGSWNPEAPGQHSSLEFAKGAANYWLARGLPKEKAILGVPFYGYGFGKDFRNGGFGYADILARHPEADQQDQVGETIWHNGQPTIRAKAKHVVDEGLGGVMIWSLNNDVKGEKSLLEALHGELVKGK; translated from the coding sequence ATGAAAACCCTCCTCGCCGCGCTGCTCGCATTTTCCATCGGCTCCGCCCACGCCCGTCCCAAGGTCGTGGCCTACGTGCCGAACTGGATCAATCTGGAGGAGTTTTCCAAGACCATCGACTACACGAAGGTCACCCATCTCAACATCGCCTTCGAGAATCCGACCGACGACAGTGGCGAGCTTTCCTTCAACCGGCGCAACCGGGCGCTGTTAGAAAAGGCCAAGGCGGCGAAGGTCAAGGTGCTGGTGTCGATCGGCGGCGGCTCGGCATCGGGCGACGAGGTGCTGAAGGCCCGCTACTTCAAGCTTCTGGCCGATGACCAGCGGGCCGGCTTCGTCACCAAGCTGGCGGCGTATGTGGAGAAGCACGGTTTCGACGGGCTGGACGTAGATATCGAAGGCCCCTCGATCAACGAGGACTATGGCGACTTCATCGCGGATCTCGCCGCCGTGCTGAAGCCCAAGGGCAAGCTGCTCACTGCCGCGCTGTCGAAGGGCTATGGCGGTGACCGAGTGCCGGACGCGGCGTTGGGCCACTTTGATTTCCTCAACATTATGGCCTACGACGCTAAGGGGTCATGGAACCCGGAAGCGCCGGGGCAGCATTCGTCGCTGGAGTTTGCCAAGGGAGCGGCAAATTACTGGCTCGCTCGTGGTTTGCCGAAGGAGAAGGCGATCCTTGGCGTGCCCTTCTACGGCTACGGCTTCGGGAAGGATTTCCGCAACGGCGGTTTCGGGTATGCGGACATTCTGGCGAGGCATCCAGAGGCGGATCAGCAGGATCAGGTGGGCGAAACGATCTGGCACAATGGCCAGCCGACAATCCGGGCGAAGGCGAAGCACGTGGTCGATGAAGGCCTCGGCGGCGTGATGATCTGGTCGCTCAACAACGACGTGAAGGGAGAGAAGTCGTTGTTAGAGGCGCTTCACGGGGAGTTGGTGAAGGGGAAGTGA
- a CDS encoding putative sensor domain DACNV-containing protein, whose translation MSEMVAAAPSPLDLAGMVGQLHRLLNERPDCPSPDEIRRACDILFSSSLLKEEGRPVRARVIIAPPDAFPLSDGPPDGVHAIRFTTPHAFSPNEIKRLSPAASFFHSAVAVWPDRDRGLCIWGILNTGPRWMNLVAGGRKPAGHSILHPIIHVRDPGWLLFYHDYQLIGEWRGREFHGPRLDVFQSRLLSERFADLRLHLVQELGDRCLPPTLKEADYAELCHLVSLQFVKRVINLVRTSGHGGTVVFLPTTGVDGDPFRWIDCKYTSESDEAGRRFPHLMKKIIRRVGQLCPEGSTIDDAWQVFRTSKDAELDRLEEAFFELARFFSDLMLVDGAMVLDQGVRVLGFGGEIQVPHNVFRVFQAHDLDGSALGDWNVQSDGTRHRAVYRLCSVEPGVIGFVISQDSQVRMIANVEDSVMFWMHSMV comes from the coding sequence ATGTCCGAGATGGTCGCCGCCGCCCCTTCCCCGCTCGACCTCGCCGGTATGGTCGGGCAGCTTCACCGGCTGCTCAATGAGCGCCCCGATTGTCCGTCGCCCGATGAAATCCGCCGGGCCTGCGACATCCTGTTTTCCTCAAGCCTGCTGAAGGAAGAAGGCCGGCCGGTGCGCGCCCGCGTCATCATCGCCCCGCCGGATGCCTTTCCCCTGTCGGACGGGCCTCCCGACGGCGTCCACGCGATCCGCTTCACCACGCCCCATGCGTTCTCGCCGAATGAGATCAAGCGCCTCAGCCCGGCGGCCAGCTTCTTCCACTCCGCCGTGGCGGTATGGCCGGACCGCGACCGCGGCCTTTGCATCTGGGGCATCCTCAATACGGGGCCGCGCTGGATGAACCTCGTCGCCGGTGGCCGCAAGCCGGCCGGTCACTCCATCCTGCATCCGATCATCCATGTCCGTGACCCCGGCTGGCTGCTGTTTTACCACGACTACCAGCTCATCGGCGAATGGCGCGGCCGCGAATTCCACGGGCCGCGGCTCGATGTCTTCCAATCCCGCCTGCTCAGCGAACGCTTTGCCGACCTCCGGCTCCACCTCGTCCAGGAACTCGGCGACCGCTGTCTGCCGCCGACCTTGAAGGAGGCCGACTACGCCGAGCTCTGCCACCTCGTCTCGCTGCAGTTCGTCAAGCGCGTGATCAACCTCGTCCGCACCAGCGGCCACGGCGGCACCGTCGTCTTCCTCCCCACCACCGGCGTGGATGGCGATCCCTTCCGCTGGATCGACTGCAAGTACACCTCCGAATCGGACGAAGCCGGACGCCGCTTCCCGCACCTCATGAAGAAGATCATCCGCCGCGTCGGCCAGCTCTGCCCCGAAGGCTCGACGATCGATGATGCCTGGCAAGTCTTCCGAACCAGTAAGGATGCCGAACTCGACCGGCTGGAGGAGGCCTTCTTCGAGCTCGCCCGCTTCTTCTCCGACCTCATGCTGGTGGACGGGGCCATGGTGCTGGACCAAGGCGTCCGAGTCCTCGGCTTCGGCGGCGAAATCCAAGTCCCGCACAATGTCTTCCGCGTCTTCCAAGCCCACGACCTCGATGGCTCCGCGCTTGGCGACTGGAATGTCCAGTCAGACGGAACCCGCCACCGCGCAGTCTATCGACTCTGCTCCGTGGAACCCGGCGTCATCGGCTTCGTCATCTCCCAGGACAGCCAGGTGCGAATGATCGCGAACGTGGAAGACTCGGTGATGTTCTGGATGCACTCGATGGTGTGA
- a CDS encoding DUF1801 domain-containing protein, translating into MDPPADRKEKPGKLKKNEDGIVLLSGGNPQIAKADGDAPVQAYIAAMPGWKSEIGKRLDTIVADTVPSVKKAVKWNSPFYGVEGKGWFLNVHCLTKYVKVTFFAGKSLKPMPPGSTPKSGEARWIDIHEGEFDEAKMETWVKQAAKLPGWTP; encoded by the coding sequence ATGGATCCACCGGCCGACCGGAAGGAGAAGCCGGGCAAGCTGAAGAAGAATGAGGACGGCATCGTTCTTTTGTCAGGCGGCAATCCGCAGATCGCGAAGGCAGATGGCGATGCTCCGGTGCAGGCTTACATCGCCGCGATGCCGGGATGGAAGAGCGAGATCGGCAAACGCCTCGATACGATTGTCGCGGACACGGTGCCCAGCGTGAAGAAGGCCGTGAAGTGGAACTCGCCTTTCTACGGCGTCGAAGGCAAGGGCTGGTTCCTCAACGTCCACTGCCTGACGAAATACGTGAAGGTGACGTTCTTCGCCGGCAAATCGCTGAAGCCGATGCCACCCGGCAGCACGCCGAAGAGTGGGGAAGCACGCTGGATCGATATTCACGAAGGTGAGTTCGATGAGGCGAAGATGGAGACGTGGGTGAAGCAGGCGGCCAAGTTGCCGGGGTGGACTCCGTAG
- a CDS encoding S1C family serine protease — protein sequence MKTTCLLAALSGLAFAQEPAPVPVRPAPSVPGVPGSRVEVVPRITMSRSSSAALAELEPNWTVPTFEHGELGEPLRWTYGQARASFHDVVRSGPVGFLGVNATPVPHELSAHLTLPADTGLMVEVVAKDSPAEKAGLQANDVLAKLDDQILIDPRQLSVLVANKKEGDSVKISYVRKGETKEANVVIGKRESSGPAMGKVNADVLLERSGGAPLLTFVRRFEIPGGDGGEIKIAGSISEDATVAPAPHDDPAGPPNEDVKKQLEEIRAMLEALQQKVK from the coding sequence ATGAAAACGACCTGCCTGCTTGCCGCTCTGAGTGGCCTCGCCTTCGCCCAAGAGCCTGCTCCCGTTCCCGTCCGCCCAGCGCCGTCCGTCCCCGGAGTTCCAGGTTCCCGTGTGGAGGTGGTGCCGCGGATCACCATGTCCCGTTCCAGTAGTGCGGCACTCGCGGAACTGGAGCCGAATTGGACCGTTCCGACCTTTGAGCACGGGGAACTCGGCGAGCCGCTGCGCTGGACCTATGGGCAAGCGCGGGCGTCATTCCACGATGTCGTGCGCTCCGGCCCGGTCGGCTTCCTCGGCGTCAATGCCACGCCTGTACCTCATGAACTTTCCGCCCACCTGACGTTGCCGGCGGACACCGGCCTGATGGTGGAAGTTGTCGCGAAGGATAGCCCGGCGGAAAAGGCCGGCCTCCAAGCGAATGACGTGCTCGCCAAGCTCGACGACCAGATCCTCATCGACCCACGCCAGCTCTCGGTGCTGGTCGCAAACAAGAAGGAAGGCGACAGCGTGAAGATCAGCTACGTCCGCAAGGGCGAGACGAAGGAAGCAAACGTCGTCATCGGCAAACGGGAAAGCAGCGGCCCGGCGATGGGCAAGGTGAACGCGGATGTCCTGCTGGAGCGTTCCGGGGGTGCCCCGCTGCTCACCTTCGTCCGTCGCTTTGAGATTCCCGGGGGTGATGGCGGCGAGATCAAGATCGCCGGTAGCATTTCCGAAGATGCCACTGTTGCCCCGGCTCCCCACGACGATCCGGCGGGTCCGCCAAACGAAGACGTGAAGAAGCAACTCGAGGAGATCCGCGCCATGTTGGAAGCGCTCCAGCAGAAGGTGAAGTGA
- a CDS encoding RNA polymerase sigma factor, with protein MASPAQDWNDWLAENAARFLLFARQQTRCEHDAEDVLQESLVESWQRAGGRPDAALVFATIRRRSIDLGRSNDRRAVRELESGDLFTVPTGDRDTAEVLASELHRLPPEQRDVLTLKFWGGLTFAEVATTLEIPPGTAASRYRLALEALRETLTTALT; from the coding sequence ATGGCATCCCCCGCACAGGACTGGAACGATTGGCTGGCTGAGAATGCGGCCCGTTTCCTTCTTTTCGCCCGCCAGCAGACCCGCTGCGAGCACGATGCGGAGGACGTCCTTCAGGAGTCGCTGGTCGAGTCCTGGCAGCGCGCCGGTGGCCGGCCGGATGCCGCGCTTGTCTTCGCGACTATCCGCCGTCGCTCCATCGACCTCGGTCGCTCGAATGATCGCCGTGCGGTCCGCGAGCTGGAGAGCGGGGATCTCTTCACCGTGCCCACTGGCGACCGCGACACCGCGGAAGTCCTCGCCAGCGAACTCCATCGCCTGCCGCCTGAGCAGCGCGACGTGCTCACCTTGAAATTCTGGGGCGGCCTCACTTTCGCCGAGGTCGCCACCACCCTCGAGATCCCGCCGGGCACTGCCGCCTCGCGCTACCGGCTGGCCCTCGAGGCTCTCCGCGAAACCCTGACCACTGCACTCACATGA
- a CDS encoding MFS transporter, with amino-acid sequence MPRLPAWLERYRALPRPVVLFAAGQFLINLITTAQFLLLNLYLKQRGLDDPEIAALGSQRFVATLFLAIPAGLWLRGKPLRMPLLAGSILFPLSALAALETVRLGMMSAASVSFLAMGFAGLLLNVASLPMTLRLVPAEQSSEALSLQFATWAAASICGGVLSTALQAIGRIELGGATLIFDEHATLLVLSVLACAAPLLYMRLPDPVPVAEKGATRHWLHVHREDWPVLMRSLVPTLCIATGAGLSIQFLNLFFSHVHHLSSKAYSAYGSISNVLVLFAGLIVPEVKRRFGWRGAILGVQSFAVVLLAAMGLTELQQAAAWALPLAIGCFILRQPLMSMAGPSTSELTMSYVGERNRELVSACSGAIWSGAWWLAARTFQILRSHDLPYWQVFLTTAVLYLFGTMAYLGLIRAVEKRQVAPGSPAPLNDPEPS; translated from the coding sequence ATGCCGCGCTTGCCTGCCTGGTTGGAGAGATACCGTGCCTTGCCGCGGCCGGTGGTGCTCTTCGCCGCGGGACAATTCCTGATCAATCTGATCACCACCGCGCAGTTCCTGCTGCTGAATCTTTACCTGAAGCAGCGCGGCCTGGATGACCCGGAAATCGCCGCACTGGGCTCGCAACGGTTCGTGGCCACGCTGTTCCTTGCGATCCCCGCCGGCCTCTGGTTGCGCGGCAAGCCACTGCGGATGCCGCTTTTGGCGGGCTCGATCCTCTTTCCGCTGTCGGCGCTGGCAGCCTTGGAAACCGTGCGGCTGGGAATGATGAGCGCGGCGAGCGTCTCGTTTCTCGCGATGGGATTCGCCGGTCTGCTGCTGAATGTGGCGAGCCTCCCCATGACCTTGCGGCTGGTGCCCGCGGAGCAATCGAGCGAGGCGCTGAGCCTGCAATTCGCGACTTGGGCGGCGGCGAGCATCTGCGGGGGTGTGCTTTCCACGGCGCTGCAAGCCATTGGCCGGATCGAGCTCGGTGGCGCGACGCTGATCTTCGACGAGCACGCCACGCTGCTGGTGCTGAGCGTGCTGGCCTGCGCCGCTCCGCTCCTTTACATGCGGCTGCCGGATCCCGTGCCGGTAGCGGAGAAAGGCGCGACCCGCCATTGGCTGCACGTCCACCGGGAGGATTGGCCGGTCCTGATGCGCTCGCTGGTGCCCACGCTATGCATCGCCACAGGAGCGGGGCTGAGCATCCAATTCCTCAACCTGTTTTTCAGCCACGTCCACCACCTGAGTTCGAAGGCATACTCCGCCTATGGCTCCATCAGCAACGTGCTGGTGCTCTTCGCCGGGCTGATCGTGCCGGAAGTAAAGCGCCGCTTCGGTTGGCGCGGCGCGATCCTCGGCGTGCAATCATTTGCCGTGGTACTGCTCGCCGCCATGGGCCTGACCGAACTTCAGCAAGCCGCCGCATGGGCACTTCCATTGGCAATCGGCTGCTTCATCCTGCGCCAACCCCTCATGAGCATGGCCGGCCCCTCCACCAGCGAGCTCACGATGAGCTACGTCGGCGAGCGCAACCGCGAACTGGTCAGTGCCTGTAGCGGAGCGATCTGGAGCGGCGCCTGGTGGCTGGCCGCCCGCACCTTCCAAATCCTGCGCTCGCACGACCTCCCCTACTGGCAAGTCTTCCTGACCACCGCGGTGCTCTATCTCTTCGGCACCATGGCCTACCTCGGACTGATCCGCGCAGTCGAGAAGCGCCAAGTGGCCCCCGGTTCACCCGCTCCTTTGAACGACCCGGAGCCATCCTGA
- a CDS encoding chemotaxis protein CheB, whose amino-acid sequence MTVDPTTPSPAEEPIGRGPGAFPVVGVGASAGGLEALRQLLAALPPDTGMGFVIVQHLAPERESSLAEILSRATKMPVCEVSEACGEPEVEADHVYVSPPGCELIIEGGKLRLLPQERNARHHGIDQFFRALAEDCGHKAIGVVLSGAMSDGTLGLESIKAEGGITFAQDESAEHVSMPRSAVASGCVDFVLPPAEIAREIARIARHPYVAPADRAAIEEEPGHARIAEIVNRAMGVDFTHYKSNTLHRRITRRMVLHKMDSVKDYEDHLMKSPEEIEALYQDILINVTSFFRDPEAFGALSEKVFPKLLEGRSRQDPLRIWTLGCSTGEESYSLAIALAECAEAAGSDVPMQIFATDLNATGIATARAAIYSKSIAQDVPAERLKRFFVEESRCYRICKQIRDRCIFSRHNVLGDPPFSRVDFISCRNVLIYMQPVLQQQIVPLLHYALKPGGFLWLGSSETAGTSRALFEVADARHKIYVRQPGGSPPGTRFRPWHGATANNHFPEDHSGSRVPPRAQLLKEAERVLLTKYAPPGVIISPAMEILQFRGDTGPYLTPAAGAASLNLLKMLREGLLVSVRAAILRATAEGRPVREEGLRVKDGNGFRELAVEVIPIQPGEANAGGFLVLFEEGQTPATEVGHEANSQRDSATGHEEISRLSQELIATREYLQAVIEQQETVNEELQSANEEAQSANEEMQSVNEELETSKEEIQSSNEELATVNDELNNRNVELNELNDSLALARDYSESIVASMRSPLVVLDAGLRVKTASVAFYETFRVTHEKTEGRLIYDLGNGQWNIAALRVLLEELLPQMEVIDDFEVRHTFEQIGPRIMLLNARRLVQGSGKNQLIVLAIEDITGRRAHEDELAAHASELVRADRSKDEFLAMLAHELRNPLAPLRNAAEILQTPGAPAAACEHAQGILARQVGNMTRMIDDLLDISRITEGKIELRKEVVSLEAVFSAAASLANPAIEAHGQQLTITLPTEPVFLNGDATRLDQVFGNLLGNACKYSGSGCQIWLTAELVPGQGNESPQVIVRVRDNGIGIAPALLPHIFDLFVQATRASDRAYGGLGIGLTVVQRLVTLHGGSVEVHSDGLGHGSEFVVRLPILPGRSAPPPPCAAPAVERSFRMLIVDDNVDAAETMALLQELRGHQTRFAHSGPAALALAAEFLPEVVLLDIGLPGMDGYEVARALRAIPELDGAFLVAMTGYGSDEHRARAKEAGFDEHLVKPADLQLLQEWLWARA is encoded by the coding sequence ATGACTGTCGATCCTACCACCCCTTCCCCCGCCGAGGAGCCCATCGGCCGCGGGCCGGGAGCATTTCCGGTGGTGGGCGTGGGGGCCTCCGCGGGAGGGCTGGAGGCGCTACGGCAATTGCTCGCAGCATTGCCGCCGGACACGGGGATGGGCTTCGTCATCGTCCAGCATCTGGCGCCGGAGCGTGAAAGCAGTCTCGCGGAGATCCTTTCGCGCGCGACGAAGATGCCGGTGTGCGAGGTGAGCGAGGCCTGCGGCGAGCCCGAGGTCGAAGCCGACCACGTCTATGTCAGCCCGCCGGGCTGCGAGTTGATCATCGAGGGCGGCAAGCTGCGGCTGCTCCCGCAGGAACGGAATGCCAGACACCACGGCATCGACCAGTTCTTCCGCGCCTTGGCCGAGGATTGCGGGCACAAGGCGATCGGCGTGGTGCTGTCCGGCGCGATGAGCGACGGCACGCTCGGGCTGGAATCGATCAAGGCCGAGGGCGGCATTACCTTTGCCCAGGACGAGAGCGCGGAGCACGTCAGCATGCCGCGCAGCGCGGTGGCATCCGGCTGTGTGGATTTCGTACTGCCGCCGGCCGAGATCGCCCGCGAGATTGCCCGGATCGCCCGCCATCCTTACGTCGCGCCGGCGGACCGGGCGGCGATCGAGGAGGAGCCGGGCCACGCGCGGATCGCGGAGATCGTGAACCGCGCGATGGGCGTGGATTTCACCCATTACAAGTCCAACACGCTGCACCGCCGCATCACCCGCCGCATGGTGCTGCACAAGATGGATTCGGTGAAGGACTATGAGGACCACCTCATGAAATCGCCGGAAGAGATCGAGGCGCTCTACCAGGACATCCTGATCAACGTCACGAGCTTCTTCCGCGATCCCGAGGCTTTCGGCGCGCTTTCCGAAAAGGTCTTCCCGAAGCTGCTCGAAGGAAGATCCCGTCAGGACCCCTTGCGCATTTGGACGCTCGGCTGCTCGACCGGCGAGGAGTCGTATTCGCTGGCGATTGCCCTCGCCGAGTGCGCGGAGGCCGCGGGCAGTGACGTGCCGATGCAAATTTTCGCCACGGATCTCAATGCCACCGGCATCGCGACGGCGCGAGCGGCGATCTATTCCAAAAGCATCGCCCAGGACGTTCCGGCGGAGCGCTTGAAAAGGTTCTTCGTGGAAGAGAGCAGGTGCTACCGCATCTGCAAGCAGATCCGCGACCGCTGCATCTTCTCACGCCACAACGTGCTGGGCGATCCGCCGTTCTCGCGGGTCGATTTCATCAGTTGCCGGAATGTGCTGATCTACATGCAGCCGGTGCTACAGCAGCAGATCGTGCCGCTGCTGCACTACGCGTTGAAGCCCGGCGGCTTCCTGTGGCTCGGCAGTTCGGAGACCGCGGGCACCTCGCGCGCCCTGTTCGAAGTGGCGGACGCGCGGCACAAGATCTACGTGCGGCAGCCCGGTGGCAGCCCGCCGGGCACGCGCTTCCGGCCTTGGCACGGGGCCACGGCGAACAACCATTTCCCGGAGGACCACTCCGGCTCGCGGGTGCCGCCGCGCGCCCAGTTGCTCAAGGAGGCAGAGCGCGTCCTGCTCACCAAGTATGCCCCGCCTGGTGTGATCATTTCCCCGGCGATGGAGATCTTGCAGTTCCGCGGCGATACCGGTCCCTATCTCACCCCCGCAGCCGGGGCGGCCAGCCTGAACCTGCTGAAGATGCTGCGCGAGGGCCTGCTCGTCAGCGTCCGCGCAGCGATCCTGCGGGCGACCGCGGAAGGGCGGCCGGTGCGCGAGGAAGGCCTGCGGGTGAAGGACGGCAACGGCTTTCGCGAGCTGGCGGTCGAGGTGATCCCTATCCAGCCGGGAGAGGCAAACGCCGGCGGCTTCCTGGTGCTGTTCGAGGAAGGGCAAACACCCGCCACGGAAGTCGGGCACGAGGCAAACTCCCAACGGGATTCAGCCACGGGCCATGAGGAGATTTCCCGCCTCTCCCAAGAACTGATCGCCACCCGCGAGTACTTGCAGGCGGTCATCGAGCAGCAGGAAACCGTCAACGAAGAGCTGCAATCCGCCAACGAGGAAGCGCAGTCGGCCAACGAGGAGATGCAAAGTGTCAACGAGGAGCTGGAAACCTCGAAGGAAGAGATTCAATCGAGCAACGAGGAGCTCGCCACCGTCAATGACGAGCTGAACAACCGCAACGTCGAGCTCAACGAGCTCAATGACTCGCTGGCTCTGGCGCGCGACTATTCCGAAAGCATCGTGGCCAGCATGCGCAGTCCGCTGGTGGTGCTGGACGCGGGACTGCGGGTGAAGACGGCGAGCGTCGCGTTTTATGAAACCTTCCGCGTCACGCACGAAAAGACCGAGGGCCGGCTCATCTATGATTTGGGAAACGGCCAATGGAACATCGCGGCGTTGCGCGTGCTGCTGGAGGAGTTGCTGCCTCAAATGGAAGTGATCGATGACTTCGAGGTGCGGCATACCTTCGAGCAGATCGGCCCGCGCATCATGCTCCTCAACGCCCGCCGCCTCGTGCAGGGTAGCGGGAAGAACCAGCTCATCGTGCTGGCGATCGAGGACATCACCGGCCGTCGCGCCCACGAGGACGAGTTGGCCGCGCACGCCTCGGAGCTGGTTCGCGCGGACCGCAGCAAGGACGAGTTCCTCGCCATGCTTGCCCACGAGCTGCGCAACCCGCTGGCCCCGCTGCGCAATGCCGCGGAAATCTTGCAAACGCCTGGTGCCCCTGCGGCGGCTTGCGAACACGCGCAGGGGATTCTCGCCCGCCAAGTGGGAAACATGACCCGGATGATCGACGACCTGCTGGATATCTCGCGAATCACTGAGGGCAAGATCGAGCTGCGCAAGGAAGTGGTGTCGCTGGAAGCGGTCTTCAGCGCTGCCGCAAGCCTTGCGAATCCAGCGATCGAGGCGCACGGCCAGCAGCTCACGATCACCTTGCCGACCGAGCCGGTCTTCCTCAACGGCGACGCCACGCGGCTCGACCAGGTCTTCGGCAATCTCCTGGGCAACGCATGCAAATACAGCGGCTCCGGCTGCCAGATCTGGCTCACCGCCGAGCTTGTGCCGGGGCAAGGCAATGAGTCGCCGCAGGTCATCGTCCGGGTCCGCGACAACGGCATAGGCATCGCGCCCGCGCTGTTGCCGCACATCTTTGATCTCTTCGTACAAGCCACCCGCGCGTCGGATCGCGCCTACGGCGGGCTGGGAATCGGGCTCACGGTGGTTCAGCGGCTGGTGACCTTGCACGGCGGCAGCGTTGAGGTGCACAGCGATGGCTTGGGCCACGGCAGCGAGTTTGTCGTGCGCCTGCCGATCTTGCCCGGCCGTTCCGCTCCGCCGCCACCGTGCGCAGCACCGGCGGTCGAACGTTCGTTCCGCATGCTCATCGTGGATGACAATGTGGATGCGGCGGAAACAATGGCCCTGCTCCAGGAATTGCGCGGCCACCAGACCCGCTTCGCTCACTCCGGTCCAGCCGCCCTTGCCCTCGCGGCGGAGTTCCTGCCGGAAGTCGTGCTGCTGGACATCGGCCTGCCGGGGATGGACGGCTACGAGGTTGCCCGGGCGCTGCGGGCGATCCCGGAATTGGACGGTGCCTTCCTGGTGGCCATGACCGGCTACGGCAGCGACGAGCACCGGGCTCGCGCCAAGGAGGCCGGCTTCGACGAGCATCTGGTGAAGCCCGCAGACCTCCAATTGCTGCAGGAGTGGCTGTGGGCGCGGGCTTGA